From the Musa acuminata AAA Group cultivar baxijiao chromosome BXJ3-7, Cavendish_Baxijiao_AAA, whole genome shotgun sequence genome, one window contains:
- the LOC135643225 gene encoding AP2-like ethylene-responsive transcription factor CRL5, translating into MKSMDNHNSWLGFSLSPHMSMELSVDSHHQPHNHSHHHQSQPTPDAVSALAGSFFLSATHQLSSSGFSFGVSENGGGHGYYSQLSSMPLKSDGSLYLVEALSRSQQQEAMVPSPSPKLEDFLGCGPNMGTHHQYGNNDRGAMALSLDSMYYQQNPEPEGSRSHPSDILHEQLPYLQPLQQGICSLLTSHEMYQAPLQGHAVRNEAVPRLKTWVPMDYNGGNAGPVGAMGYGELQSLSLSMSSVSQSSCVTAPQHASSATANDYVTLDPTKKRGTGKGGQKQPVHRKSIDTFGQRTSQYRGVTRHRWTGRYEAHLWDNSCKKEGQTRKGRQVYLGGYDMEEKAARAYDLAALKYWGTSTHINFPLEDYQEELEEMKNMSRQEYVAHLRRKSSGFSRGASMYRGVTRHHQHGRWQARIGRVSGNKDLYLGTFSTQEEAAEAYDIAAIKFRGSNAVTNFDMSRYDVEKIMASSTLLSGEHARRNKNMDAPGVVPVAEQPAPISEEQTQRLEFEPEIFTTNLDGLVGGDPGNGQGMDSERTEVSMLFGKAPSRFISTPASNTWMAPAQMRSALPLAHMPVFAAWTDA; encoded by the exons atgaAGTCCATGGACAACCATAATAGCTGGCTGGGCTTCTCGCTCTCCCCTCACATGAGCATGGAGCTTTCTGTCGACTCACACCACCAACCGCATAACCACAGCCATCATCACCAATCTCAGCCCACTCCTGATGCTGTCTCTGCACTCGCTGGCAGTTTCTTCCTCTCTGCTACTCATCAGCTAAGCAGCTCCGGTTTCAGCTTCGGGGTCAGCGAGAATGGAGGAGGCCATGGATACTACTCACAGTTGTCTTCCATGCCACTGAAGTCTGATGGGTCTCTCTACCTCGTGGAAGCCCTCAGCAGATCACAACAACAAGAAG CGATGGTGCCATCTCCATCCCCCAAACTGGAAGACTTCTTAGGCTGTGGTCCAAATATGGGGACCCATCATCAGTATGGGAACAATGATAGGGGAGCGATGGCTTTAAGCTTGGACAGCATGTACTACCAGCAGAACCCAGAGCCTGAGGGTAGCAGAAGCCATCCTTCGGACATCCTCCATGAACAACTCCCATACTTGCAGCCACTGCAGCAAGGGATCTGCTCCCTGCTCACCAGCCATGAGATGTACCAGGCTCCATTACAAGGTCATGCCGTGAGGAATGAAGCCGTGCCGAGGCTCAAAACCTGGGTGCCCATGGATTATAATGGTGGCAACGCCGGTCCGGTGGGTGCCATGGGATACGGGGAGTTGCAGTCCTTGAGCTTGTCCATGAGCTCTGTTTCACAGTCCAGTTGTGTCACAGCACCACAGCACGCCTCTTCTGCTACAGCGAATGACTACGTCACCTTGGATCCAACAAAGAAGAGAGGAACCGGGAAAGGAGGCCAGAAGCAGCCAGTTCACCGCAAGTCGATCGATACATTTGGTCAGCGAACATCCCAGTACAGGGGTGTCACCAG GCATAGATGGACCGGCAGATATGAAGCTCATCTTTGGGATAACAGTTGCAAGAAGGAAGGACAAACAAGGAAAGGAAGACAAG TTTATTTGG GGGGTTATGATATGGAAGAGAAAGCTGCGAGAGCCTATGACTTGGCGGCACTCAAATACTGGGGAACAAGCACACACATCAACTTCCCG TTGGAAGATTACCAGGAAGAGCTCGAAGAAATGAAGAACATGAGTCGGCAGGAATATGTTGCCCATCTGAGAAG GAAGAGCAGTGGGTTCTCGCGAGGAGCCTCGATGTACCGAGGAGTGACGAG GCATCACCAGCACGGAAGGTGGCAAGCTCGCATCGGGAGGGTTTCCGGAAACAAAGATCTTTATCTTGGAACCTTCA GCACCCAGGAGGAAGCAGCCGAGGCGTATGACATCGCTGCCATCAAGTTCCGTGGATCCAACGCCGTCACCAACTTCGACATGTCGAGATACGATGTGGAGAAGATAATGGCGAGCAGCACTCTGCTGTCGGGTGAACATGCAAGAAGAAACAAGAACATGGACGCCCCGGGTGTCGTCCCTGTAGCAGAGCAGCCAGCGCCGATCTCGGAAGAGCAAACGCAGAGACTGGAATTCGAGCCCGAGATCTTCACGACGAATCTTGATGGTCTGGTCGGCGGTGATCCGGGGAATGGTCAGGGCATGGATTCTGAGAGGACCGAGGTTTCCATGCTCTTCGGAAAGGCCCCATCAAGGTTCATCAGCACTCCAGCATCAAACACATGGATGGCACCAGCCCAGATGAGGTCGGCACTGCCTCTGGCTCACATGCCAGTTTTTGCTGCTTGGACAGATGCATAA